From Zingiber officinale cultivar Zhangliang chromosome 5B, Zo_v1.1, whole genome shotgun sequence, the proteins below share one genomic window:
- the LOC121987789 gene encoding patatin-like protein 2, producing the protein MASSSTSAVSTSNNPPPSCGKRITILCIDGGGVRGLIAAKIIEYLEEQLQELDGEDARIADYFDVISGTSTGGLIATMLAAPGEDDKPLFAAKDIVDFYLKNCAKIFPQHRAGFLNPALNLLDAFTGPRYDGKFLRSKIRELLGYTRLSQTLTNVVIPTFDIKLMQPVFFSTFETQEIPLKNARLSDICISTSAAPTYLPGHYFKTWDDEGNSRSFNLIDGGVAANNPTLVAMNQVTKQILKSNEDFKSYKPMDYSHFLVIPIGTGAHKQTERYSVRESARWGLLEWLYNRGKSPLVDIFSQASSDMVDIYASVVFQALESEGKYLRIQDDTLTGAAASVDNSRKWNLRNLVRIGDNLLEKPVSRVNLETGRSEPVVDGEGGAMSNGERLVNFAKKLSRERKRRYEYLASSAW; encoded by the exons ATGGCAAGCAGTTCAACTTCAGCCGTCTCTACCTCAAATAATCCTCCGCCGTCTTGTGGGAAGAGGATCACCATTCTCTGCATCGACGGCGGCGGGGTTCGCGGCCTCATCGCCGCGAAGATCATCGAGTATCTTGAAGAGCAACTTCAA GAGCTTGATGGAGAAGACGCAAGAATAGCCGACTACTTCGACGTGATTTCCGGCACGAGCACCGGCGGGCTCATCGCCACCATGCTCGCAGCTCCCGGCGAGGACGACAAGCCACTCTTTGCCGCCAAGGATATCGTTGACTTCTACTTGAAAAACTGTGCCAAGATTTTTCCACAACACAG GGCCGGGTTCCTCAATCCAGCGTTAAACCTGCTGGACGCGTTCACTGGACCAAGATACGACGGCAAGTTTCTTCGCTCCAAGATTCGGGAACTCTTAGGCTACACAAGACTAAGTCAAACGTTGACCAACGTTGTCATCCCAACTTTTGACATCAAACTTATGCAGCCCGTCTTCTTCTCAACTTTTGAG ACACAGGAGATTCCTCTAAAGAATGCTCGTTTATCGGACATCTGCATCAGCACCTCTGCCGCCCCTACATACCTCCCCGGCCATTACTTCAAGACCTGGGACGATGAAGGCAACAGCAGGAGCTTCAACCTCATCGACGGTGGCGTAGCGGCAAATAACCCC ACTTTAGTCGCGATGAACCAAGTGACGAAGCAAATTCTGAAGTCGAACGAGGATTTCAAGTCGTATAAGCCGATGGACTACAGTCATTTTCTGGTGATCCCGATTGGGACTGGAGCACATAAACAGACGGAGAGGTATAGTGTCCGAGAGAGCGCTCGATGGGGCTTGCTTGAGTGGCTGTACAACAGAGGAAAGTCGCCACTCGTCGACATTTTCAGTCAGGCGAGCTCGGATATGGTGGATATCTATGCTTCAGTCGTTTTCCAGGCACTGGAAAGTGAGGGCAAATACCTTCGCATACAG GACGATACTTTGACTGGCGCTGCGGCTTCGGTGGATAATTCAAGGAAGTGGaacttaagaaatttagttcgGATTGGGGATAATCTGCTGGAGAAGCCGGTGTCGCGGGTGAACTTGGAGACTGGGCGATCGGAGCCGGTGGTGGACGGAGAGGGAGGAGCAATGTCGAACGGGGAACGGCTTGTTAACTTTGCCAAGAAGTTGTCACGTGAAAGGAAGCGTAGGTATGAATATTTGGCTTCGTCTGCGTGGTAG